In one window of Skermanella rosea DNA:
- a CDS encoding amidohydrolase — MTPTRRTLLKSVGAAALLGTGIRHAEGAMTTAPDLILTNGRITTLDRTKPEVEAIAISDGRILAAGRADEIMPLAGAGTEVIDLKGRRAIPGLNDSHTHLIRGGLYYNLELRWEGVPSLADALRMLREQARRTPSPQWVRVVGGWSEFQFAERRMPTLDEINAAAPDTPVFILHLYGRALLNRAALRAIGFTRDTPNPPGGVIEHDAAGEPTGLLVAKPSALILYSTLAKGPKLDPEDQANSTRHFMRELNRLGITSVIDAGGGGQNYPDDYEIIRALHRDGQMTVRVAYNLFAQKAGEELADYRRWTGMVKPGEGDAFLRMNGGGENLAWSAADFENFLEPRPDLAPVMEAELESVVRLLAENRWPFRIHATYDESIDRFLTVFERVDRDVPFDGLRFIIDHAETITQKNIDRIAALGGGIAVQHRMAFQGEYYVDRYGADAAEATPPITRMLEAGVPVGAGTDATRVSSYNPWVALYWLTQGKTLGGLTLTPERNRLDREAALRLWTKGSAWFSGEAGVKGALAPGEYADITVLSDDYFSVPGEAIKDIESVMTVLGGRIVYAAAEFRGRDPAPPPPSPDWSPARTFGGHWRRAEGRPASATNAMALSSACGCADQCGVHGHAHHIAWSTPLPVSDKSRFWGALGCNCFAF; from the coding sequence ATGACCCCGACCCGCCGCACCTTGCTGAAATCCGTTGGCGCCGCCGCCCTTCTGGGCACGGGCATCCGTCACGCCGAGGGAGCCATGACGACCGCACCCGACCTGATCCTGACCAACGGCCGTATCACGACGCTCGACCGCACCAAGCCCGAGGTGGAGGCCATCGCGATCAGCGACGGCCGCATCCTCGCCGCCGGACGCGCCGACGAGATCATGCCCCTGGCCGGGGCCGGGACGGAAGTGATCGACCTGAAAGGGCGCCGCGCGATCCCGGGGCTCAACGACAGCCATACCCACCTGATCCGCGGCGGGCTTTACTATAACCTGGAGCTTCGCTGGGAAGGGGTGCCGAGCCTGGCCGATGCCCTGCGCATGCTTCGGGAGCAGGCCCGGCGCACGCCGTCGCCGCAATGGGTTCGGGTGGTCGGCGGCTGGTCGGAGTTCCAGTTCGCCGAGCGGCGCATGCCGACGCTGGACGAGATCAACGCCGCCGCCCCCGACACGCCGGTGTTCATCCTGCATCTCTACGGGCGGGCGCTGCTCAACCGCGCGGCCCTGCGCGCGATCGGCTTCACCCGCGACACGCCGAACCCGCCGGGCGGCGTGATCGAGCACGACGCGGCCGGGGAGCCGACCGGGCTGCTCGTGGCGAAGCCGTCGGCGCTGATCCTCTATTCCACGCTGGCCAAAGGACCGAAGCTCGATCCCGAGGACCAGGCCAATTCCACCCGGCACTTCATGCGCGAGCTGAACCGCCTCGGCATCACGTCCGTGATCGACGCCGGTGGGGGCGGGCAGAACTATCCCGACGACTACGAGATCATCCGGGCGCTCCATCGTGACGGGCAGATGACGGTTCGGGTCGCCTACAACCTGTTCGCCCAGAAGGCCGGCGAGGAGCTGGCGGACTATCGGCGCTGGACCGGGATGGTCAAGCCGGGCGAGGGCGACGCGTTCCTGCGCATGAACGGCGGCGGCGAGAACCTCGCCTGGTCGGCCGCCGACTTCGAGAATTTCCTGGAGCCGCGCCCGGACCTGGCGCCCGTGATGGAGGCGGAGCTGGAGAGCGTCGTCCGGCTGCTGGCCGAGAACCGCTGGCCGTTCCGCATCCACGCGACCTACGACGAGTCGATCGACCGTTTCCTCACCGTCTTCGAGCGGGTGGACCGGGACGTCCCCTTCGACGGTCTGCGCTTCATCATCGACCATGCCGAGACGATCACGCAGAAGAACATCGACCGTATCGCGGCACTCGGCGGCGGCATCGCGGTGCAGCACCGCATGGCCTTCCAGGGCGAATATTATGTCGACCGGTACGGCGCCGATGCCGCCGAGGCGACGCCGCCGATCACCCGCATGCTGGAAGCGGGCGTTCCGGTCGGCGCCGGCACCGACGCGACCCGCGTTTCCTCCTACAATCCGTGGGTGGCCCTCTATTGGCTGACCCAGGGCAAGACGCTGGGCGGGTTGACGCTGACTCCCGAACGCAACCGGCTGGACCGGGAAGCGGCGCTGCGGCTGTGGACCAAGGGGAGCGCCTGGTTCTCCGGCGAGGCCGGCGTGAAGGGTGCGTTGGCGCCCGGCGAATACGCCGACATCACCGTGCTGTCCGACGACTATTTCTCGGTCCCGGGCGAGGCCATCAAGGACATCGAGTCCGTGATGACCGTGCTCGGCGGCAGGATCGTCTACGCCGCGGCGGAGTTCCGCGGCCGCGACCCGGCGCCCCCGCCGCCGTCGCCGGACTGGTCGCCGGCCCGGACCTTCGGCGGGCACTGGCGCCGGGCGGAGGGGAGGCCGGCGAGCGCCACCAACGCCATGGCGCTGTCCTCGGCGTGCGGCTGCGCCGACCAGTGCGGCGTCCACGGCCATGCCCACCACATCGCCTGGTCCACCCCGCTGCCGGTCTCCGACAAGAGCCGGTTCTGGGGCGCCCTGGGCTGCAACTGCTTCGCTTTCTGA
- a CDS encoding SDR family NAD(P)-dependent oxidoreductase → MADEAQRVALVTGAARGIGLAAARRFLAGGWRVALLDIDGGTLREAVAGTGAPEATMALVCDVADPDAVNGAVEDLGSRFGRLDALVNNAGIAVFKPILETSFEEWSRVLAVNLSGPFLCTQKAAPLMAETGGGAVVNITSISGMRASTLRVAYGTSKAGLAHLTKQQAVELAGLGIRVNAIAPGPVDTAMAKAVHSPAIRADYRDAIPLGRYGLEEELAEAIFFLCSDSASYITGQTLGVDGGFGATGIGLPTLRGEARKD, encoded by the coding sequence ATGGCTGACGAAGCGCAGAGGGTGGCATTGGTGACAGGTGCTGCCCGGGGCATCGGTCTCGCCGCGGCGAGACGCTTTCTGGCCGGCGGCTGGCGCGTCGCGCTCCTCGACATCGACGGCGGGACGCTCCGGGAAGCGGTCGCCGGGACCGGCGCGCCGGAGGCGACGATGGCGCTCGTCTGTGACGTCGCCGACCCCGACGCCGTGAATGGCGCCGTGGAGGATCTCGGCAGCCGGTTCGGTCGGCTCGACGCCCTGGTGAACAATGCCGGCATCGCCGTCTTCAAGCCGATCCTGGAGACGTCGTTCGAGGAGTGGTCGCGCGTCCTGGCGGTGAATCTGAGCGGTCCGTTCCTGTGCACCCAGAAGGCCGCGCCGCTGATGGCCGAGACCGGCGGAGGCGCTGTTGTGAACATCACGTCGATCTCCGGTATGCGGGCCTCCACACTCCGGGTCGCCTACGGCACGAGCAAAGCCGGGCTCGCTCACCTGACGAAGCAGCAGGCGGTCGAACTGGCTGGTCTCGGCATCCGCGTCAACGCCATCGCGCCCGGCCCGGTCGACACGGCCATGGCCAAGGCGGTGCACAGCCCCGCGATCCGGGCGGACTATCGCGACGCCATCCCGCTTGGCCGCTACGGACTCGAGGAGGAGCTTGCCGAAGCGATCTTCTTCCTGTGCAGCGATAGCGCCAGCTACATCACCGGGCAGACGCTCGGCGTGGACGGGGGTTTCGGCGCCACAGGCATCGGGTTGCCGACGCTGCGCGGTGAAGCGCGCAAGGACTGA
- a CDS encoding NnrU family protein, whose protein sequence is METLILATLFLVGSHVVPGLPGMRSSLIEALGRRMFLAVYSIVSLAALVLLVWSYRTADAGTWLYLPSVEARTLAVLAMPVALFLLVGRLTTPAGSPEPVGIYRITAVPGSLSVLLWTLLHLAVLGGTRQVIVFAGMAAIALFSLVRNWQAASPARRRAGILPFSGMIRGREKLVWNEIGWGRLLLALAVWAALLLLHPVVIGPDPLAYLL, encoded by the coding sequence ATGGAAACCCTGATCCTCGCCACGCTCTTCCTGGTCGGAAGCCACGTCGTTCCCGGGCTGCCGGGGATGCGTTCCTCGCTGATCGAGGCACTCGGGCGCCGGATGTTCCTCGCGGTCTATTCGATAGTCTCGCTGGCGGCCCTTGTCCTGTTGGTCTGGAGCTACCGGACGGCCGATGCCGGGACGTGGCTCTATCTTCCGTCGGTCGAGGCGCGGACCCTGGCGGTGCTCGCGATGCCGGTCGCCCTTTTCCTGCTGGTCGGCAGGCTCACCACGCCGGCCGGATCGCCGGAACCCGTCGGCATCTATCGGATCACCGCCGTGCCCGGCAGCCTGTCGGTCCTGCTCTGGACCCTGCTGCACCTCGCGGTGCTGGGAGGAACGCGGCAGGTGATCGTCTTCGCCGGCATGGCCGCCATCGCCCTGTTCTCCCTCGTCAGGAACTGGCAGGCCGCCTCGCCGGCTCGCCGCCGGGCCGGCATCCTGCCGTTTTCAGGCATGATCCGGGGCCGCGAGAAGTTGGTCTGGAACGAGATCGGCTGGGGCCGGCTTCTCCTGGCCCTCGCTGTCTGGGCGGCACTGCTTCTGCTCCATCCCGTCGTGATCGGCCCCGATCCCCTCGCGTACCTGCTCTGA
- a CDS encoding response regulator transcription factor encodes MSANLLIAVVDDDDSAREAAVSLVRAMGFAASGFRSAAEFLDSGEMARTVCLITDVRMPGMGGLDLHRHLVASGTPIPTILVTAFPDETTRARALKAGVGSYLAKPFEPDELLGCIRSAFAQGTGRPS; translated from the coding sequence ATGTCCGCGAACCTGCTGATTGCGGTCGTCGACGATGACGATTCGGCTCGGGAGGCCGCGGTCAGCCTCGTCAGGGCAATGGGGTTCGCGGCGTCGGGATTTCGGAGCGCCGCCGAATTCCTGGATTCCGGCGAGATGGCGCGGACGGTCTGCCTGATCACGGACGTGAGGATGCCCGGCATGGGCGGGCTCGACCTGCACCGCCATCTGGTCGCGTCGGGCACGCCGATCCCGACCATCCTGGTCACCGCCTTTCCCGATGAGACGACCCGTGCCCGCGCCTTGAAGGCGGGGGTCGGGAGCTATCTGGCCAAGCCGTTCGAACCCGACGAACTGCTCGGCTGCATCCGCTCGGCCTTCGCCCAGGGAACCGGGAGGCCGAGCTGA
- a CDS encoding ATP-binding protein, which yields MRSPRRVQGDHPFLLSTSPPSRNQERLAVCVLVVLVVELLVTMPFARIPLTGTEVLLPAYGAAILLIELITSALLLALFSVQQSRAVLVLAIGYLFSGLMVVPWMLTFPDVFDALGLDAGLQATASIAALRRLGFPLFVLAYALSKDGATSAPRFQGSVRKAIVGSVAGTLAAAGGLTWFILANDDSLPNFMRNARNVTDLWLYVPTMAVFLYLTALAVLFVRRRSVLDLWLMVVLCTLLIEIILLSYISAGIRLSVGWWGGRSYGLASASIVLLVLLSESTTLYARVARSVSAERRARETRLTAMEALSALIAHEINQPLASMVTNAAAGLRWLEKKDPDLGEVQAALKRIVNDGHRAGTVIESIRTMFKKDTRDRVPLDVNQLIEEVLGRCRDDARLGRVTVETALEPGLPTVTGNPIQLQQVLSNLVSNAIDAMCPVTGRARVLRVTSRSQVPGEVMVSVEDSGSGVDPELRGRIFEPFFTTKPDGMGMGLMFCRLIIESGGGRLWADDNVPHGAVFRFTLPGSDDGVWPVGEQAR from the coding sequence GTGAGATCACCGAGGCGTGTGCAGGGCGACCATCCGTTCCTGCTTTCGACATCGCCGCCGTCCCGGAACCAGGAGCGGCTGGCCGTCTGCGTGCTCGTCGTCCTGGTCGTCGAACTGCTGGTCACGATGCCGTTCGCGCGCATTCCCCTGACCGGTACGGAAGTCCTGCTGCCGGCATACGGGGCGGCGATCCTGCTGATCGAGCTGATCACCTCGGCCCTGCTGCTGGCGCTGTTCTCCGTCCAGCAGTCACGGGCCGTCCTCGTCCTGGCGATAGGCTACCTCTTCTCGGGCCTGATGGTGGTGCCGTGGATGCTCACCTTTCCCGACGTGTTCGACGCGCTGGGCCTGGACGCGGGACTGCAGGCCACCGCGTCGATCGCCGCACTGCGCCGCCTGGGGTTCCCCCTGTTCGTGCTCGCCTACGCGCTGTCGAAGGATGGAGCGACTTCGGCGCCGAGGTTCCAGGGTTCGGTCCGGAAGGCGATCGTCGGGAGCGTCGCCGGCACGCTCGCCGCCGCCGGCGGGCTGACCTGGTTCATCCTGGCCAACGACGATTCGCTGCCGAACTTCATGAGGAACGCGAGGAACGTCACCGATTTGTGGCTGTATGTCCCGACCATGGCGGTGTTCCTCTACCTGACGGCGCTCGCCGTCCTGTTCGTCCGCCGACGGTCGGTCCTCGATCTCTGGCTGATGGTCGTGCTCTGCACGCTGCTGATCGAGATCATCCTGCTCTCCTACATCAGTGCCGGCATCCGCCTGAGCGTGGGGTGGTGGGGAGGAAGGTCCTACGGGCTGGCCTCCGCCAGCATCGTCCTGCTCGTCCTGCTGTCGGAATCGACGACCCTCTATGCCCGGGTCGCCCGGTCGGTTTCCGCCGAGCGCCGCGCCCGCGAGACGAGGCTTACCGCGATGGAGGCCCTGTCTGCCCTGATCGCCCACGAGATCAACCAGCCCCTGGCGAGCATGGTGACCAATGCGGCCGCGGGGCTCCGCTGGCTCGAAAAGAAGGACCCCGACCTCGGCGAGGTGCAGGCGGCCTTGAAACGGATCGTCAATGACGGCCACCGCGCCGGGACGGTGATCGAGAGCATCAGGACGATGTTCAAGAAGGACACCCGGGATCGCGTTCCGCTGGACGTCAACCAGCTGATCGAGGAGGTCCTGGGCCGCTGCCGGGACGATGCCCGCCTGGGCCGCGTGACCGTCGAAACGGCGCTGGAGCCGGGGCTGCCGACCGTCACCGGCAACCCGATCCAGCTCCAGCAGGTCCTGTCCAACCTGGTCTCGAACGCGATCGACGCCATGTGCCCGGTGACGGGCAGGGCGCGCGTGCTGCGGGTCACGTCCCGATCGCAGGTTCCCGGCGAGGTCATGGTCTCCGTCGAGGACTCCGGATCCGGCGTCGATCCGGAGCTGAGGGGCAGGATCTTCGAGCCGTTCTTCACGACGAAACCCGACGGAATGGGCATGGGACTGATGTTTTGCAGGTTGATCATCGAGTCCGGCGGCGGACGGCTCTGGGCGGACGACAATGTCCCGCACGGCGCGGTCTTCCGGTTCACGCTGCCGGGCAGCGACGACGGCGTCTGGCCGGTCGGGGAGCAGGCCCGATGA
- a CDS encoding hydrolase, translating to MTDTKLHLLTPSNCQLIFIDHQPQMAFGVQSIDRQVLKNNTVALAKAAKIFNIPTTITTVETESFSGFTYPELLDVFPGKKLLERTSMNSWDDQKVRDALASNGQKKVVVSGLWTEVCNNSFALSAMLEGGYEIYMVADASGGTSKEAHDYSMQRMIQVGVVPVTWQQVLLEWQRDWARRDTYDAVMALVREHSGAYGMGVDYAYTMVHKAPQRTREPNEALAPIAAE from the coding sequence ATGACCGACACGAAGCTCCACCTGCTGACGCCGTCCAATTGCCAGCTGATCTTCATCGACCACCAGCCGCAGATGGCGTTCGGGGTGCAGTCGATCGACCGCCAGGTCCTGAAGAACAACACCGTGGCGCTGGCCAAGGCCGCGAAGATCTTCAATATCCCGACCACGATCACCACCGTCGAGACCGAAAGCTTCTCCGGCTTCACCTATCCCGAACTGCTGGACGTGTTCCCCGGCAAGAAGCTGCTGGAGCGGACCTCCATGAACTCCTGGGATGACCAGAAGGTGCGCGACGCCCTGGCATCGAACGGACAGAAGAAGGTCGTCGTCTCCGGTCTCTGGACGGAGGTGTGCAACAATTCCTTCGCCCTGTCGGCCATGCTGGAGGGCGGGTACGAGATCTACATGGTGGCCGACGCGTCCGGCGGCACCTCGAAGGAGGCGCACGACTATTCCATGCAGCGCATGATCCAGGTCGGCGTCGTCCCGGTGACCTGGCAGCAGGTGCTGCTCGAGTGGCAGCGCGACTGGGCGCGCCGGGATACCTATGACGCCGTCATGGCCCTGGTGCGCGAGCATTCCGGCGCCTACGGCATGGGCGTCGATTATGCCTACACCATGGTCCACAAGGCGCCGCAGCGCACCAGGGAGCCGAACGAGGCCCTGGCGCCGATCGCCGCCGAGTAG
- a CDS encoding MFS transporter yields the protein MTAAVERTPAPASGAGAWSPFRHGTFRALWIATVASNIGTWMHDVGAGWFMTSLSPSPFMVALVQAATTLPMFLFALPSGVLADIVDRRRFLIAAQLWGLAVATTLGTLALLGLVGPGILLAATFALGAGAAMNAPAFQAIVPELVPKEELSSAVALNSMGINVSRAIGPALAGAILSFAGPAAVFLMNALSFLGVLAVLLAWKREPTPNRLPPEHFVPAMRAGLRYVREAPALRTVLVRAVSFFAFGSAAWALLPIVTRNELGEGPGGYGILLACIGVGAVAGALLLPRFRARLSADRLTVLATWAFAAATLALAFVRTYELVAVAMLAAGFSWIAMLSTLNVGAQQATAGWVKARALSVFLVVFFGSMAGGSAVWGQVATLAGTPTALALAAAGLVLGSAAALRFPLGGGAGLDLAPSMHWPAPMVDHDPEPDRGPVMVTVEYRIDPADAAAFAAAMAELRRARRRSGALSWGVFEDAAAQGRYLEYFILQSWLDHLRQHERVSRTDQALQDRARAFHRGAEPPLVSHLLAPTVGAGS from the coding sequence ATGACGGCCGCCGTCGAACGAACCCCGGCGCCTGCCTCCGGCGCCGGGGCCTGGAGCCCGTTCAGGCACGGGACCTTCCGGGCGCTGTGGATCGCGACCGTCGCGTCCAACATCGGCACCTGGATGCACGATGTCGGCGCGGGCTGGTTCATGACCTCGCTGTCGCCCAGCCCCTTCATGGTGGCGCTGGTCCAGGCCGCGACCACGCTGCCGATGTTCCTGTTCGCGCTGCCGTCGGGAGTGCTCGCCGACATCGTGGATCGGCGCAGGTTCCTGATCGCCGCCCAGCTCTGGGGGCTCGCCGTCGCGACGACCCTCGGCACGCTTGCGCTTCTCGGGCTGGTCGGCCCCGGCATCCTGCTCGCCGCGACCTTCGCGCTCGGCGCCGGCGCCGCCATGAACGCGCCCGCCTTCCAGGCGATCGTGCCCGAACTGGTGCCTAAGGAGGAGCTGTCCTCGGCGGTGGCGCTGAACAGCATGGGCATCAATGTCAGCCGGGCGATCGGCCCGGCGCTGGCCGGCGCGATCCTGTCCTTCGCCGGCCCGGCCGCCGTGTTCCTGATGAACGCGCTTTCCTTCCTCGGCGTGCTGGCCGTGCTGCTGGCCTGGAAGCGCGAGCCGACGCCGAACCGTCTGCCGCCCGAGCATTTCGTGCCGGCGATGCGGGCGGGCCTGCGTTATGTCCGCGAAGCGCCCGCCCTGCGTACGGTCCTGGTCCGGGCGGTCTCCTTCTTCGCCTTCGGCAGCGCCGCCTGGGCCCTGCTGCCCATCGTCACCCGAAACGAGCTGGGGGAGGGACCGGGAGGCTACGGGATCCTGCTCGCCTGCATCGGAGTCGGCGCCGTGGCCGGCGCGCTGCTGCTGCCCCGTTTCCGCGCCAGGCTTTCGGCGGACCGGCTGACGGTGCTGGCCACCTGGGCGTTCGCGGCGGCGACGCTGGCGCTGGCCTTCGTCAGGACCTACGAGCTGGTGGCCGTCGCCATGCTGGCCGCCGGGTTCTCCTGGATCGCGATGCTGTCCACCCTGAATGTCGGGGCGCAGCAGGCGACCGCCGGCTGGGTCAAGGCGCGGGCGCTGTCGGTCTTCCTCGTGGTCTTCTTCGGGTCCATGGCGGGGGGCAGCGCCGTCTGGGGGCAGGTCGCGACCCTGGCCGGCACGCCGACGGCCCTGGCGCTGGCGGCGGCGGGCCTCGTGCTGGGATCGGCGGCGGCGCTGCGTTTCCCGCTCGGCGGCGGCGCGGGCCTCGACCTCGCGCCCTCGATGCACTGGCCCGCGCCGATGGTCGACCATGACCCCGAGCCGGACCGCGGGCCGGTCATGGTCACCGTGGAGTACCGGATCGATCCGGCCGACGCGGCCGCCTTCGCCGCCGCCATGGCGGAGCTGAGGCGGGCGCGGCGGCGGTCCGGCGCCCTGTCCTGGGGGGTGTTCGAGGACGCCGCCGCGCAGGGGCGGTACCTGGAATACTTCATCCTGCAATCCTGGCTCGACCATCTGCGCCAGCACGAGCGGGTCAGCCGGACCGACCAGGCCCTCCAGGATCGGGCGCGCGCGTTCCACCGCGGCGCCGAGCCGCCGCTAGTCTCCCATCTGCTGGCGCCGACGGTGGGCGCGGGGTCATGA
- a CDS encoding response regulator transcription factor, with translation MSQPPSVVFVVDDDPSVRESIRSLLRSVGHSVQAFETAQAFMLGERIDAPGCLILDVRLPGSSGLEFQRVLAGSGISIPIVFITGHGDIPMSVAAMKAGALEFLTKPFRDQDLLDAVHRGIELDRSRRAELALLAELRERFATLTPREQEIMAMVAAGQMNKQIAGELQLSEVTVKVHRAQVMRKMQAKSLPDLVRIADRLGAGTARH, from the coding sequence ATGAGTCAGCCGCCCTCCGTCGTCTTCGTCGTCGATGACGATCCCTCCGTCCGGGAGTCGATCCGGAGCCTGCTGCGCTCCGTCGGCCACTCGGTCCAGGCGTTCGAGACGGCGCAAGCCTTCATGCTCGGAGAGAGGATCGACGCGCCCGGCTGCCTCATCCTGGATGTCAGGCTGCCCGGCTCCAGCGGGCTGGAGTTCCAGCGCGTCCTGGCCGGATCGGGCATCAGCATTCCGATCGTCTTCATAACCGGGCACGGCGACATCCCGATGTCGGTGGCCGCGATGAAGGCGGGCGCGCTCGAATTCCTGACCAAGCCCTTCCGGGACCAGGATCTGCTCGACGCGGTCCACCGGGGTATCGAGCTGGACCGCAGCCGCCGGGCGGAACTGGCCTTGCTCGCGGAACTGCGGGAGCGTTTCGCGACGCTGACGCCGCGCGAACAGGAGATCATGGCGATGGTCGCCGCCGGCCAGATGAACAAACAGATCGCCGGCGAGCTTCAGCTCAGCGAGGTCACGGTGAAGGTCCACCGTGCCCAGGTGATGCGCAAGATGCAGGCGAAATCGCTGCCGGACCTGGTGCGCATCGCGGACAGGCTGGGTGCCGGTACCGCCAGGCATTAG